GCCTCAAGATCTCCTGCGGTTTGGTCTGATACCCGAATTTATCGGGCGATTACCGGTCATTGCCACCTTGGATGAATTAAGCGAAGAGGCCATGGTCCGCATCCTGACGGAACCCAAAAATGCCATCGTCCGGCAATATCAGAAACTGTTTGAAATTCAAGGGGTGGAATTGAAATTTACCGATGGCGCCATCAAGGCCGTAGCCCGTGAAGCCCTGAAAAGAAAATCCGGGGCCCGGGGGCTTCGATCCATCCTGGAAAAGGCCATGCTGGATATCATGTTTGAGATTCCGTCCATGAAAAACGTTCGGGAATGCGTCGTTAGTGAAGAAGTAATCCTTAATAACGAAACCCCCATCCTTCTTTTTGAAAACCAGGCCGAATCGGCCTGATGCTGGATGCTGGATACAATAAACTGGATACTTGATCCTGGATGCAGGATAAAGACACAAAATCCAGTATTAAACCGCCATGCCCCGCCTTTTGGGGCATGGCACCACGAAGCATGAAAATAGGCTCCTTGGAAGACGGATGCTATTTTCGAACTAAATATATAAGGATCACTCTTTCAAGAGTGATGGATTCGTAAAAAATCTGGGAGATCTCAATTTCGTCATTCCCGTGGAAACGGGAATCCAGTCCCGCCAGAAGTGGGATTAATTGGGTGCGCTTGACCTGGATTCCCGCCTGCGCGGGAATGACGAGTTTTTATATAGTCAACAGGTGTAAATCTTTATTAAAGAATTAACGAAAAAAACCGAGAATAGAATTGGATGAACCTCACGAAGCATGAAAATAGATTCAAGGTCCAAGATTTTTCATACTTGCATCTTGAAACTTGTAACTTGTAACTTTATTTTCGCATTATAAGGAATAAATAGAAATGGCTGTATTTTCAAATTACGATGATAGTCGAGAAGATGGGGGCTTAAAGCAAATCATCCCTATATTGCCCTTGAGAGATATTGTTGTTTTTCCAGGGATGGTTGCCCCGTTGTTCGTGGGTCGGGAAAAATCTATTCAGGCCCTCGAATATAGTATGTCCTTGGAAAAGGATATCCTTTTATTAACCCAACGACAAGCCAAGGTGGATGAACCTTCTGATAAGGATCTCTATCAGGTGGGAACAGCAGGCAGTATCCTTCAGATGCTCCGCTTGCCCGACGGAACCGTCAAGGTATTGATCGAAGGCCGGTATCGGGCTCGGATACAACGGTACCTTCCCAATCGGACTTTTTATCTGGTCGAAGTCGAGAAGATCCAGGACGTCATGCCGATCAGGTCCGAGCAGGAAGCCCTGGTGCGTACCGTGAAACAAACCTTTGAGGGTTATCAGAAACTGAACAAAAAGATTCCCCAGGAATTGGTGCATACCATCACCTCCTTGGATGATCCGGCCCGGCTGGTAGATTCGATTGCTCCCCATTTGGGCACCAAGATCGAACAGAAGCAGGAGCTTTTGGAACTGCTCCAAGTCAATCGAAGGTTGGAAAAACTCTATGAATTCATGCGCGGGGAGATGGAAATCCTGGAAATCGAACATCGCATCAAGGGCCGGGTCAAAAAGCAGATGGAAAAGACCCAAAAGGATTATTACCTGAATGAACAGATCCGGGCCATCCAGAAAGAGATGGGCGAACAGGATGATTTTAAAAGCGAGATTCAGGAATTAGAAAAGAAGATCAAACAGAAAAGGATGTCCAAAGAGGCGACTACCAAGATTCGAGGGGAGTTAAAAAAACTGAAAATGATGTCCCCCATGTCGGCCGAGGCCACGGTAGTCCGAAATTATATCGACTGGATGATCGCCCTGCCCTGGTATAATCGAACCAAGGATAAATTGGATATCGATGCTGCCGAAAAGGTCCTCAATGAAGACCATTATGGTTTAGATAAGCCCAAGGAGCGGATCCTGGAATATTTGGCTGTTCAGAGTCTGGTTAAAAAAATAAAAGGTCCTATCCTCTGTTTGGTCGGTCCTCCGGGTGTGGGGAAAACCTCCCTGGCCAAATCGATCGCCAGGGCCACCGGGCGGAATTTTATCCGGGTTTCCCTGGGCGGGGTCCGGGATGAAGCCGAGATTCGCGGTCACCGCCGAACCTATATAGGGGCCTTGCCGGGCAAGATTATCCAGTCCTTGAGAAAGGCCAAATCCAATAACCCCGTTTTCTGCCTGGATGAAGTCGACAAGATGAGTACCGATTTCCGCGGAGACCCTTCTTCGGCCTTGCTCGAAGTCCTTGATCCTGAACAGAATTTTTCTTTTAACGATCATTACCTGGATGTGGATTACGATCTTTCCGAGGTCTTTTTTATCACAACGGCCAATACCCTTTTCTCCATCCCGTTGCCCTTGCAGGACCGAATGGAGATCATTCGGCTTCCAGGCTATACGGAACCTGAAAAACTCCAGATCGCCCGTCAATTCCTGATCAAAAAACAGCAGGAAGCCAATGGGCTTTCCCCTGAGAATATCCATTTTACCGATAACGCCTTATTGGCTATTATACGCCGATATACCCGGGAATCGGGGGTGCGTAACCTGGAGCGGGAAATCGCCACCTTATGTCGCAAAGTGGCCAAAGAAGTCGTGCGCCGGGGGAAAGAGACCCATGTTGAAATCAGTTCCACCTCGGTTCAAAAATTTTTAGGGGTGCCTAAATTTCGCTATGGGGAAACCGAAGAAAAAGACGAAGTGGGCATCACCACCGGCCTGGCCTGGACCGAAGTGGGAGGAGAGTTGCTGTTGACGGAAGTGGTCCTTATGCCCGGAAAGGGGCGATTGATCATTACCGGAAAATTGGGAGAGGTCATGCAGGAATCGGCTCAGGCGGCCTTGAGTTATGTCCGTTCCCGGGCCGAACAATTGGGCCTGCCCAGAAACTTCTATCAGAAAATGGATATCCATATCCATATCCCCGAAGGGGCTATTCCCAAAGACGGACCATCGGCCGGGATCACCATTGCGACTTCCATCGTTTCCGCTTTACTCCGGAAACCGGTCAAGAGGAAGACGGCCATGACCGGTGAGATTACCCTGCGCGGCCGGGTTTTACCCATCGGAGGCCTGAAAGAGAAAATCATTGCCGCCCACCGCGGTAAGGTCAAGACGGTGATTATTCCTAAAGAAAATGAAAAGGACTTGAAAGAGATTCCGCCCCGGATTTTAAAGGCCTTGGAAATTGTTCCCGTGGAACATATGGATGAGGTGCTGAAGTCGGCTTTATTGGTAGAGGATCCGGAACGCTTATTCATAGAAAAGCCGGAAGAAGGTTCCCTGCCCTTTTTCCATGAAGAAGTCCCGGTCCCGGCAGAAATTACCGCCCATTGATTGTAAAAAAAGACGGGGGTTTGATCGGCGTGGTAAGGTTCAAACTCCTTGACAGGTCCCCCTCAGAAAAGGTAAGGTTATACCCCGAAAAAGGGGTATAACCATTTATGAAAAAAACGATCGGGGTCAGTGCCATTCTTTTGGTTTTTTTTGGTCTGGCCCTTTACCTGCTGATTTACCACAGCGACATCTATCTGACCTTTTTAGACCGGAAACGGTTGGCGGAATTTGTTAAATCCTACGGCAGCTTTTCGCCCCTTATCTTTATCGCCCTCCAGGTCTTTCAGGTCCTCTTCGCTCCCATTCCCGGAGAGATGACCGGCTTTTTAGGCGGATTTCTCTATGGGAATTTTTTCGGTATCCTTTATTCCACTATCGGCTTAGGAGTTGGTTCCTGGCTGGCTTTTATTTTCTCCCGGTGGGCCGGACAACCTTTAGTGGAAAGGATCGTCAGTTATAAAACGATCAATCGCTATGACTATCTGATGGCCCACCAGGGCACCTGGATCGCCTTTCTGCTTTTTCTGATCCCGGGCTTTCCCAAAGATTATCTCTGCTATATTTTGGGATTAGGGCACATGGACCTGAAAACCTTTCTGATCATATCCACGGCCGGACGGTTTTTAGGAACGGTGTTGCTGACCATTCAAGGGCACCTGGTCCGGGAAAAAAACTACCTGGTTTTAGGGATTGTAATCGGACTTTCTCTGTTTTTTCTTTTGATGGCCTACCTGTTCAGAGGGAAATTAGAGAGCTATTTTGAAAGACATCGTAAATCGAGGACCTATTCCAAAATAACCAACCCGGGATCTAAATCCCAGAATCCGGAATAACCCCCCTTCCTGGTCGGGGATATCACCCCCAATCTTTTAGAGGCGGGATTGTTCAAACCAACTCTGGCCTCCAGCCCCGCAGGGCCTTTGGTTAAATTTTGGTAATAAAAATCAATATCCTTTCCTGATCCAAAAAAGGCAGGGTTAATCGGATCGGCCTGTCTATTTGAAATCCCTTCTTCCAGATCTCGGCCTGGAACAAGGAAATTTCCTCCGGCCCTTCCGGCCCCTTCATGAATAACAACTTCCCTCCCTTTGCCAGATAAGGATCAACCCCCGTTAAAAGGCTTGTCACTTTTCCCACCGCCCGGGTGATGATGATTTCGAAAGGATCGATTCCCGGCACTACCGGTGACCCTTTGCCTAAAAACCCCTGTAGCACCGGGGTATGGCTGAGATTTAAATGTCGAACGACTTCCTTAAGAAAACTGACCTTTTTTCCGGAGGCATCGATTAAGGTGACAGCTTGGTACGGTCGGGCAATCTTAAGCGGCAGTCCCGGAAACCCGGCCCCGGATCCCAGATCCAAAATCCTGGCCTCCTCCGGAAGATAGGGCAGAGGGGAAAGGGAATCCAGAAAATGTTTGACTAAGATCTCCCGACAGGAGCGCAGGCCGGTCAGGTTGATGACCCGGTTCCATTTTCGAAGCAAAGCCAAATAGTCCATAAATTGCTTTATTTGAAAAGGTGACAGAGATATCCCCAAGGCCTTTGCCCCCTGATCGAGGAGTCTTTCCCCTTCCGCAGGCGCCATGTCCTGGATGATGTCAGGTTTGTCTCTCAATGGTTC
This sequence is a window from Deltaproteobacteria bacterium. Protein-coding genes within it:
- the lon gene encoding endopeptidase La, which produces MAVFSNYDDSREDGGLKQIIPILPLRDIVVFPGMVAPLFVGREKSIQALEYSMSLEKDILLLTQRQAKVDEPSDKDLYQVGTAGSILQMLRLPDGTVKVLIEGRYRARIQRYLPNRTFYLVEVEKIQDVMPIRSEQEALVRTVKQTFEGYQKLNKKIPQELVHTITSLDDPARLVDSIAPHLGTKIEQKQELLELLQVNRRLEKLYEFMRGEMEILEIEHRIKGRVKKQMEKTQKDYYLNEQIRAIQKEMGEQDDFKSEIQELEKKIKQKRMSKEATTKIRGELKKLKMMSPMSAEATVVRNYIDWMIALPWYNRTKDKLDIDAAEKVLNEDHYGLDKPKERILEYLAVQSLVKKIKGPILCLVGPPGVGKTSLAKSIARATGRNFIRVSLGGVRDEAEIRGHRRTYIGALPGKIIQSLRKAKSNNPVFCLDEVDKMSTDFRGDPSSALLEVLDPEQNFSFNDHYLDVDYDLSEVFFITTANTLFSIPLPLQDRMEIIRLPGYTEPEKLQIARQFLIKKQQEANGLSPENIHFTDNALLAIIRRYTRESGVRNLEREIATLCRKVAKEVVRRGKETHVEISSTSVQKFLGVPKFRYGETEEKDEVGITTGLAWTEVGGELLLTEVVLMPGKGRLIITGKLGEVMQESAQAALSYVRSRAEQLGLPRNFYQKMDIHIHIPEGAIPKDGPSAGITIATSIVSALLRKPVKRKTAMTGEITLRGRVLPIGGLKEKIIAAHRGKVKTVIIPKENEKDLKEIPPRILKALEIVPVEHMDEVLKSALLVEDPERLFIEKPEEGSLPFFHEEVPVPAEITAH
- a CDS encoding TVP38/TMEM64 family protein, which gives rise to MKKTIGVSAILLVFFGLALYLLIYHSDIYLTFLDRKRLAEFVKSYGSFSPLIFIALQVFQVLFAPIPGEMTGFLGGFLYGNFFGILYSTIGLGVGSWLAFIFSRWAGQPLVERIVSYKTINRYDYLMAHQGTWIAFLLFLIPGFPKDYLCYILGLGHMDLKTFLIISTAGRFLGTVLLTIQGHLVREKNYLVLGIVIGLSLFFLLMAYLFRGKLESYFERHRKSRTYSKITNPGSKSQNPE
- the rsmG gene encoding 16S rRNA (guanine(527)-N(7))-methyltransferase RsmG → MEPLRDKPDIIQDMAPAEGERLLDQGAKALGISLSPFQIKQFMDYLALLRKWNRVINLTGLRSCREILVKHFLDSLSPLPYLPEEARILDLGSGAGFPGLPLKIARPYQAVTLIDASGKKVSFLKEVVRHLNLSHTPVLQGFLGKGSPVVPGIDPFEIIITRAVGKVTSLLTGVDPYLAKGGKLLFMKGPEGPEEISLFQAEIWKKGFQIDRPIRLTLPFLDQERILIFITKI